The sequence below is a genomic window from Sander lucioperca isolate FBNREF2018 chromosome 6, SLUC_FBN_1.2, whole genome shotgun sequence.
TTGTAGctatagccgctttccgaccggagggatttttgcagttcctagaacataaaattcctacCTTTTGTtgcgactggaccaatttggggatttttaagtccctctggccgcagttcctgtaactctttcagctcctacttcagggcagggtcttttctcttttcccttttcagcatatgaacctaggtgaacgagggtcgggtttccagtacagacagaccaacaacgggacaattttaacaattttcgccatcttattcatcactaatttcacttctgacaacgttttaggtgagaaattgttgttattatcattattattgttattgtttagattttgaatataggcagtcttgcgaaaatgtatgccgaattgacaatttgcttccaAGTTTTCAGAGTTGaaaagctccatgaagtgagtcgacagccagcaggcgcctgccccggccgctagctcgtcgctcggccagtcatgctcagagaccccgagGTAAGTTGGAGGTCTGTCagaccggtctcgtaaataagaggcttttatttcaccgttgacggttcgtttgtttaaataccacaacacatgtccatcataagattaacgggaacctatggttaactgtcttttcggagttaaactccacaagcgtgtcctgcggccggccggcacacacactctcactcactcacacactcacacacacagcgcagcagggggagagagatacccgtttctcttcgggagacttgtttaaattatgacaaatatgctatatacattagatttattatttagttcatactttttttggtgtatttgttttctgattttaacgctataaagaccattgctgtgcttgcgtcactcccttacccctcctaccagtccctatggccacttcgccagtgcgaatgcaattggaaaaaatggttttggtggagagtagttagtagaactgtttagaagtggacttttcctagaactacgttcctgtaactacttggtcggaaagcggctattgcattccccccccccccgactcatttcctggttctcattctccataaacaacatgaaatcaaggagagggttaacttttcgtgctacagatttcccaccgtggtcacaaagcacaggggagacactttgtttctctcactatgtcTTTCGAGTCGCTACTCTCTCTGAAGCTaatcactcactctctcactcgctctaccacacactccccacgggggcacacacacatgccggccctgctactctcttaaagagatcgacacacacacaccaatgcacaagtataaacttctggccacttacgtaggttacggcgaaagctctgagtggagcctccgcacaaccatTAATCACGCTTAAGTCTTTCCTCTATAACTGTACAGGGATTCCCCTGCCAGGCTTGAATTTTTTTAATGCCAAAAATAGctaaacaggtttttttttttaagtgcctgcccttttccataCAGTTTCCAATGGCAGCTTCTCaaatggttctgtgtaacaaaccatctggcgcgtCAGGTTAGTGttttacaattacaataaatGAACCTTGAAGGTTGCAGAGCTTTAGATATGGACACTAACTTTCCATGGTATATTtttaccatgtttttttaaaggagaaTATCAAATGTAAAAGATATATGTACTGTAAAAGTTAAAGGAATGGCATTGTTATGGCTTTTTGAGATTATTAATGTTAATCGTTTTTAAATTGCTAAATTTCAAAAGTTCACTGCATGCAACTCATTTTgctttaattatttttgttaaatgTATGGTCACTAAAAGTGAATTAACAACGATTTACATAATCTTAACATTAGTAGATATTCAGTGTAAAACAAGTAAATTAATTTTAAGGCTTTGCTAATGAACTGACATCATCACAAAGTGAGTGGTTGTTACATACAGATACAGAGCtataaaacaaatgcacaacTTTTCAGTGCATCTCCTCTatacctacatactgtacaggCCTTACCCACTGTGGTCCCACTTCCAGGCCATCTCCCTCCAGCTGTTCTTTTCCTGTAGAGCCTGGTATAAACCCACAGCAGCATGACCAACTTGGGCTGCAACCTGCACAAACACATAGCACTGAGCTCACACCTACACGAGAATCTGTTGGAGTTTTCAGCCGTACTGAAAAAGGCCTATATgtgatgtttcttttttttaagattatttttggggcatttttaggccattatttggataggacagcttagacttgaaaggggagagagaaggggaatgaaatgcagcaaagggccactggtcggagtcgaacctgcggccgctgcgtcaaggagtaaacctctatatatgggcgcccgttctaccaggtgagctaaccaggggcccatatatgtgatgtttctGACCAAGTTCAAATAAAGTTACACACTGAAAAGATAACTCTGcacaaaatcatttttttctattAGAATCAACCTAAAAACTCTATTTGCATGAAATATTTGTAGTGCAACTGATATTGGCATACATTTCTCCCACTCCGAGTAAAGAGAACAGAACCTGGTAGGTAATAATTATTGAAAGAACGTGGGAAATTCCAGACTAATGCAAATTAAAGACATTGGCTTTGTGAAATAACAGAACACATAGCGGCTTTACGTCACTGTAAAAGTAGATATATGATTGATTAAATATAGGAGTAAGAGCCTAAAAGTTAACTTGGCTGAAAAGTCCTTCCTTCATTTTTTGCCAGTGGAGAAGCAAACCATGACTGAGCTGTTAAATATTAGGACACTTTCTTTAGGATGGATTGTGTAATTTAACACAGCATATATCCCTGACAGTACACATTGGCACCGCTGAACTTACCTTTCCAACACCCATGGCAAGGTCCATGTTCACCACAAATACCATCTTGAACATGAGGTCATCGTCTCCCTCCTCCTAAAGGGGTAAGAGCATACAAAAAGAGACACTGAGATTTGGCTTTGGACAAACTCCACAAGGTCTAATGTACCAATGTGTACCTGTGGGGACTAAGGCTAGCTTATGGGCACCTCATTCTCCAGCTTGTTGAAGTAGTACATTGCCGCCTCCTCGGCAGACACGTTCCGAGTATGTAGAAGTGCCTGAAGTGATGAGAAACAATGAAAAGGGTCAGAGAACAAGTAATAGTGTGGTCATGCCTgccatttattttggctgacaAACAATTAACTAAGCAATACATATATTCAGTAAAAtctcatttttcacaatttgtttattCACACTGCTCAATTAAAACTGAATTATTATTTGGGATATTCAACTATTGGTGGATGTAACCACAATAAATCAAATAAGTCCTTATTCTTAATATtaaaaaggagaattccggtcgatttcaacacagagcgctgttgtttgtaaatttggtgCTGTGCGCCGGTTCcttaacgatacttttttcgataccatatgttttaaaatctatttcaacatcaacaaaaatacattaaaaaaacttttattttccaccttaattgtgaatcaaaaccgttatcaaaattaaaaaattctggtaacactgttcactcagagtaacattaataaaactggttgtgcttttcGATAGGGGTGCGCCAGTCAgattaaaaattaacaaaaaaaagagaaacctttttgccacaacatgaacatattataaataataaataaataaacaaattacattgtgtacaggctaatattgaactaactaaaatgcaaaggaatgtaaggaacaaagactttttagtgcaaactgcataatgacacaaacctttaacaataaacttggtgactgccctgttgtcaacattgaactaatgaagaactaacttaaaggtcccatgacatggtgctctttggatgcttttatatagaccttagtggtcccctaatactataTCTGAattctctttcccaaaattcagccccggtgcagaattacagccactagagccagtcccacaatgagctttccttagtatgtgccatttctgtctgTAGGTCTTGAGGaggacctcataaggagcaagatttcagatcggcccatctgagctttcattttctcaaaggcagagcagaatACCCAGGtttcggtttacatctatcgccatttctagccactgggggaccataggcaggctgggggaacgcatatttatgttaaaaaacctcataaagtgaaaatttcatgccatgggacctttaattgcaaaggaatgtaattgaattgccttgttgctgaaaggttcTGTAGAAGTAAAGTTGCCTTTCCTTACAGCCTCAGCCTTGTCAGTCAGTCatcagggcacagaaaccactgttgtgcctgcttgtctcagaggaagtgtaaaacAACAGCACGCAACcgctttcggctcgccattaatatcatattaacgcaaacgctgtctgcgtgaagttttgaaaactgtaaccacacttgaaaccactttatcggcattgccgtgactcactgtgacttcaacaaaactgcagagccgacgtagtttacTCCGTCCACACCtctgcgcgcgcgcgcgcgtgcttgtgtgtgtgtgtcggtcggaaccgaaatttggcaccgaaagataaatcattttttaataCTCATAGGATCCggtatttttttttgctgccatAAAAGTATCGACGTTCGGTGCCCAGCCCTAGTAGCgagaaaaaccaaaacaatcagtgttgcctaaaccgtgttatcctcctgctagcgttagcacccaggaggctgaaactgggcaagttttaaacatgcttttagcctcttaacatgttcgaaatgtcactaaaagtgcctacccatgtgaagtgattccttccaagtgaacacagtgaatctgactgcagtagctagatgtgaaagaaatgcataaaagttgttcTAATttagctctgtttagttccggtgttgagatggcaagacgagtgcttagggaccgtctacaaagaacaacaccgaaaagagatacaaaaatattttaaaagcttgtttaaaacttgcccggtttcagcctcctgggtgctaacactagcaggaggaaggtgtaggcaacaccgattgttttcgtttttctcactactgacagcactccaaatttacaaacaacagagctacgtgttgaaatcaaccggaattctcctttaatgaaAAGCCTAGCTACGactaggcctgtcgcgatagtcaataaatcaattaatcgcatgataagaaaaatgagctcgataatttttccggccgcgataatttccatttgcatgcttgtttttctctctctctctctctctctaagagactggatgaccactctcggttccttagtgcaacgaggagtgaaccctcttgtcagtcgcatggtctttgtatagggaggcgggactcctggcggagagagagacagaagagaaaaCGCTAGTTGAAAGTTGGAGCAGGGTTTACTTTACAGTTAAGGCGccgtcaaaaaaataaataaaattatacgagcgatatccgccgtgttactcggcgtcctgttttctccctttcattccaaagcacacagttgacaacctgcagatGGAGgtggtggagacaggctcggacatacacgccgctGTGGACTATGTCTTGCAAgcagtttcaggaaagtggcgccagtgtttgtgtgtgtgtttgtcggcCCGCCCCCGtgaagctccgacctgcagacagcagaggagcaggaaaaaagtagctgcaccttcaccaaaatgaagactgaaaaatagaactattttggtacaaacatttactcgccatgtggcagatagccacacagatatagatagatataatttattaattatatattatttaaattgacTATTTAgtgttaataaataattgttaaatgtagtacagagtctgtagtctatcgcacaaacactcgacgaatgctgcaaacatttgacagccagtacgaattgcctgggagaacatacgtgtcacaaacggcaattccacaactgtacaacaacgtgaaagacgacatactaaaggagatcaaagaaatattgttgatatttaaaatgtcttccagttccagtgttaaatattctttagaaataaaagcatattgatctttgaaaaggtgtacctgcattattatgccattatcattatattagatgaaaatggtctcagaacggcaatattatcgtttatcacaataatttctgggacaatttatcgtccagcaaaatttgttatcgtgacaggcctagctACGACCTGATTGAGCAGTGGTATCAAAATCCCAGGAACCGATGATCTTGCACAACCAGCTAGGTGCCAGCAGAGTGTACAGCATCTGAACAAGTCTGTTCATCCAGGTGAAGTGTCACAATGTCAGCTTAGTCATCTTTTCGTTTTAGCTGAGGTTCTAGCCTTGTATCATACGTCAATCCTGGTATAACTGTCCCTGAGGACACATAGCGTGTCATGCTGTACTGCATCACAGCCTGGCTCAGCAGCCTATCTGCAAAACTGAAAACTTAATTATATAATCAACTCAAAGTCTGTGCTAAGATCATTAGTCAACCTGTTGCACACGCCTTTCAAGCAACCCACAAGAAGAGCATGCTCAGGCTTGCTAACAGCATCTCTTTTGACTCCATGCATGTTTTAAACTATGAATACCAACTTCTGCCTTTTAACAGGCGATTTAGAGTCCCTTCTTTTAGACATGCAACAGGCTCAAGAACTCTTTTATACATCAGTCTATCCTGTTGCTAAACCATAACCACTGTGCTGCGAATTAAGATCTGGATCACAGGATATCATGCATGATTCTTTGTTATAGCTGTTGATGTGTTTTCATCTTTTGTACTATATGTGTAATTGTTGTCTAACTTTGTgagtacttttctttttttgagcaGAGCTGCTCGGAAACACAAAATTAATTTTAGTGTTAACTGATAGTAAAGTTGTATCTTATCGTATGCTCCAGCTATTAAAAGTATGCTATTCAAATTAATCTGATGAGGTAATATTCTAACAGCGGTGAATTGGAATGTTTAGCATGAAAGCAGTCAAGTAATGCAGTGTTCACACATTATATAGTATGGATCATTGGAGGTCAGCAATGGGAGCATGCTACATTGCCATTCATACAAATTATTGAATGTTTATGTAAATATGGCCTACATGCTAAAACCAGCTGCCCACCCTGAGTGTACTGTCCCACCTGTTTGGCTGCCTCCTCTGGGATGTCCAGctctctgagctgctgcagaAAAACAGGGTTGACATCCTGAGAGCCGGAGTCTGGGCCTGACTGCTCTGATGGCTCCATTCTTGACTGTAATAGGAAAACAGTAACACTGAACATCCTGCTCAGCACTAACCCACGTTAAATAGGATACTATTATCAACTAAATTGACCATCTTAGactaaaaatgacaaatataCCTCAGGTCCACAATTGATATTTTTTCATATCAACGACTGTGTGCTGTTTAGAGAGACATTTAAAGCATATTCAGATGTATTCCTCAGGCTCTTAAACTGAAGTCTGCAGCCTTGAAATACACATGCATATCGTAAATGCATATCTAACGTTACTGGTAAACGGTCACACTGTGTTTTAACCTAGATATGAATTGAATTGTATAATTTTGGAAAACGTTGTAGATTAGGGTAACGTTACTTTACCGAGCAAGGCCGTATTAAAGATTTAAGAAAGTGTGATACAACGCTCTCTTAATATGCGAGAAGGAAATATTAAGTGAACTAAACCCCTAACATACGGCCACAAAGTGTAACAAACACAAGTCCTGAGCTAGCTGTAGAAACACAACGTTAAGCTAGCTAACGTTGGTTCTAGTTGACAGATGTTAGCTTACCACACACACGTtaagtagctagctagcgccacacacacacacacacaacaatggCTAACGTTACATACCATTAAAATTAGCATCGCAAACAAAGCAGCTAACCATAACAACGTTAGCTTTCGTTTAGACTACTAAACTATTTCAGTGAGAATACAAATAATAACTGCACTACGATGCTTAAAGCTAATGCTTTCTTGACAGTTGATTAACGTTAGGACATCCTTCCTTGCTAAACAGCTGTTGGTACAgaggtagctaacattagccgctACTGCTAACTGGACTACCGTTAGCTTCAGTCCAGCAGCTTGCCTGCAGTTACCCATACACATATTTATACATGGTAGTTAGTTACCTGTTCTTCTGCGCAAAACAACGACGCGATTTCTAGAAGTATTAGTTTTCACCTGCGACAGAACAATTTCTGTGTGAATGGGAAATTACAGTAAGTGTAATTCCGACTGCACTGTCTTCAGCGTTAACGTTACTCCATTTTGGACCCTTCTGATTGTTGGCACAGGATGCTGCCTCTTGTCGAGTGTGGTGTTACAGATCTGGTGATATGTGGTAACTTGAGTGATGATGATGCGTGTGCATGATGCACATGTGCCCCACGCAGTGGTGTAAGAAGTAttaagatcctttacttaagtaaaagtactgataacacactataaaaatactgttacatgtaaaagtcctgcattgaaaatgttacttaaaggtccaatgtgtaatatatttactgtaataaatccaaaaatggccccaatgcgtcatcagatattaaggaaatatGCTAAATTGAAAtgctatcttttctgacaacaatgctaatgccagtattttctccttttgaaatttccgttccgtgacggaatttctgtttgtgttttggcctgtttgttgttatcaactgcccagtttgataGCCAGGCcgggggcctgtttcacaaaaccaagatatgggattaagccgggatttatcagttatcctggatgatttaagccttaaCTCGGTTtaacgaaagtggaggcacataaatcaccatggagatttattctgtgcagctagcctgctcccgaccaggctaacagccaggatttatgaATCCtgagccttttctgttcactcagcagtggttttaccctattgttatcagcctgcattaaaatacaacaagtgcatattgctgttcatttaagtactattattatttaaagttgggaccataattttttttcataattattCACGTGACAGTCATTGCTACTGTTATactgctgtatgaagactgctgttcatattgttgttagaagtttgatgaatatattatgacagttgttgagataagtagaaaaggctgataaaatttcaaatgtgttttaaatgaagtctgttactaagggcaatacatacaatgctgtacatttctatagttgaccaatgcaccttgaattattttagttgattcattttttttaattctttaacaataaggatcatgtttgttccacttccatgtGGAACAAACaattcactctgttcctccctctctttcatgggctaaaatataaatttcctaagtcatattaacttccactgctcgcttttaatgcaaagtgtacaactgtttgcttttgcaaatgacaagggactcattgaatggtttcggttaagagcagtagttcatcaatgtatatttttagactatcattcagtctgtctgctattatctgccatgctttttctcgcgtttttttattttttttttatagaggacgagtttccttctctacatattatatgccttgctcccttgtggacatagaaaataaagacactgaagaaactggactctaaaatctagaaactataaagataattaagtgataaattccatgcacactgtaaacatgaatggaacagagtatattcatcagttatttcccccccccagcaaaacataaggtcaaaaaccattgaggtgtcctctccctgttgtaacatgaatgtacagtagcctacatcactagatagttactggtccagtgaactaagaatataatttgggaggattgtacaattaggatatgttctttaaattgtacaatcctcccaaattatagtcccagtttactggacaacacaatttgtgtgctaagaatgccaaatacaatgcacatggaagtggaacaaacatgatccttattgttaaagaatttaaaaaaatgaatcaactaaattaattcaaggtgcattggtcaactatagaaatgtacagcattgtatgtattgcccttagtaatagacttaatttaaaacacatttgaaattttatcagccttttctaattatctcaataactgccataatatattcatcaaacttctaacaacaatatgaacagcagtcttcatatagcaatataacagtaacaatgactgtcacatgaataattattaaaaaaaattatggtcccaactttaaataataacagtacttaaatgaacagcaatatgcacttgttgtgttttaatccaggctgataacaatagggtaaaaccactgctgggtgatcagaaaaggctccaggattaaataaatcctggctgttagcctggtcgggagcaggctagctgcacagaataaatctccatggtgatttatgtgcctccactttcgtgaaaccgagtcaaggcttaaatc
It includes:
- the si:dkey-19e4.5 gene encoding UBA_like_SF and PTH2 domain-containing protein encodes the protein MEPSEQSGPDSGSQDVNPVFLQQLRELDIPEEAAKQALLHTRNVSAEEAAMYYFNKLENEEEGDDDLMFKMVFVVNMDLAMGVGKVAAQVGHAAVGLYQALQEKNSWREMAWKWDHSGAKKVVVQGTNVAHLLELQALAMSLSLPTYLVQDVGLTQVEAGSRTVLAIMGEEEMVNNVTGSLKLL